From the genome of Gemmatimonas phototrophica, one region includes:
- a CDS encoding HPr family phosphocarrier protein, with the protein MAERSVQIVNKHGLHARPAAEMVKAASKFKSDITISRDDLEVNGKSIMGVMMLAAEYGATITLRAAGPDADDALEALSALVAARFGES; encoded by the coding sequence ATGGCTGAACGATCCGTCCAAATCGTGAACAAGCATGGGCTGCACGCGCGGCCCGCGGCCGAAATGGTGAAAGCCGCGTCGAAATTCAAGAGCGATATCACCATCTCGCGAGATGATCTCGAGGTGAACGGCAAGAGCATCATGGGCGTCATGATGCTGGCGGCGGAATACGGCGCCACCATCACCCTGCGCGCCGCCGGTCCTGATGCGGACGACGCGCTGGAGGCGCTCTCCGCACTGGTGGCGGCGCGCTTCGGAGAGAGCTGA
- a CDS encoding PTS sugar transporter subunit IIA: MSDGVEQETPVRAIVAGHGTFASGIISAVDQITGRGGQFVAFSNTGLGLDDIQGTLAAALDASHARVIFTDLPAGSCTMAVRRMIRDRPGVLLVTGINLSLLLDFAMQDDADPAHAVQAALDRGRASMVVHGA, translated from the coding sequence GTGTCCGATGGGGTTGAGCAGGAAACGCCAGTGCGAGCAATCGTGGCCGGGCACGGCACTTTTGCCAGTGGTATCATCTCGGCTGTTGACCAGATAACCGGTCGCGGGGGGCAGTTCGTTGCCTTCTCCAACACCGGTCTGGGGCTGGACGATATTCAGGGAACACTGGCGGCGGCGCTTGACGCCAGCCACGCGCGGGTGATCTTCACCGATCTTCCGGCTGGAAGCTGCACCATGGCGGTGCGCCGTATGATTCGTGATCGCCCCGGTGTGCTGTTGGTTACCGGAATCAATCTTTCGTTGCTGCTCGACTTTGCCATGCAGGACGACGCCGATCCCGCGCATGCCGTTCAGGCGGCGCTGGACCGGGGCCGCGCCTCCATGGTCGTGCACGGCGCCTGA
- a CDS encoding PTS system mannose/fructose/sorbose family transporter subunit IID, translating to MADADLHPSPLPPVAATPATGTAPVLPLHDAAPLPTGLRLSMLLRCMAIQGSWNYEILVGNGVGFCVEPALRQLPGGVDGPLYKEALARQSVYFNAHPYLASLAIGALARAELDQVPPVRIERFRTALCGPLGSVGDRLVWAAWLPACSLVALLLFGFGWSPLGVMVGFLLLYNIGHLALRDWGLRAGWRFGLRVATALGHPVLQHGPRYIGLVSAVLGGLALPLAVHRAIGSQNPLSPIPMGVAVATPVLAVLLVRLQSRAEGWRVVLLLLAAFVLYSVVR from the coding sequence GTGGCTGACGCCGACCTGCATCCGTCCCCCCTCCCTCCGGTCGCTGCCACGCCGGCAACCGGGACGGCACCGGTATTGCCCCTTCACGACGCGGCGCCACTCCCCACAGGCTTGCGCCTTTCCATGCTGCTCCGCTGCATGGCCATCCAGGGCTCGTGGAACTACGAAATTCTGGTGGGCAATGGCGTCGGTTTTTGCGTGGAGCCCGCGCTGCGGCAACTCCCCGGTGGTGTGGATGGGCCGCTCTACAAGGAGGCGTTGGCTCGACAATCCGTCTACTTCAACGCGCACCCGTACCTCGCGTCGCTGGCTATCGGCGCCCTGGCGCGCGCTGAACTGGACCAGGTGCCCCCCGTCCGCATTGAACGGTTCCGCACGGCGCTCTGCGGCCCGCTCGGCAGCGTCGGCGACCGTCTGGTCTGGGCGGCATGGCTCCCGGCGTGCTCCCTCGTGGCGCTGCTGCTCTTCGGCTTTGGCTGGTCCCCGCTTGGAGTCATGGTGGGGTTCCTCTTACTGTACAACATCGGACACCTCGCGCTGCGCGACTGGGGACTCCGGGCCGGCTGGCGTTTCGGTCTGCGGGTTGCCACGGCGCTGGGACATCCGGTGCTTCAGCATGGCCCGCGCTACATTGGTCTGGTGTCGGCCGTACTTGGGGGGCTCGCGCTCCCGCTGGCGGTCCATCGGGCCATTGGTAGTCAGAACCCGTTGTCGCCAATCCCCATGGGAGTAGCGGTTGCTACTCCGGTACTCGCTGTCCTCCTCGTGCGACTGCAAAGCCGTGCCGAGGGATGGCGCGTCGTCCTGTTGTTGCTCGCGGCTTTTGTCCTTTACTCGGTGGTCCGTTAA
- a CDS encoding PTS system mannose/fructose/N-acetylgalactosamine-transporter subunit IIB: MPIALYRIDDRLIHGQVVVGWGQPLELGFIVLVDDEVASSEWEQELYRMGVPPEMAVYFHTVGDAANQLAEFERNPKPGIVLVGDIGTMQRLVTASAGQVRTVNVGGVHHSPGRVGRLRYVFLTPAEEEGLKEMAAHGVDVTAQDVPSARPVPLAELLQSSPGA; this comes from the coding sequence ATGCCCATCGCGCTTTATCGTATCGATGATCGTCTCATTCACGGCCAGGTGGTCGTGGGATGGGGGCAACCGCTTGAGCTGGGCTTCATCGTGTTGGTGGACGACGAGGTGGCCTCCAGTGAGTGGGAGCAGGAGCTGTACCGCATGGGCGTCCCGCCTGAGATGGCGGTGTATTTCCACACGGTTGGTGATGCCGCCAACCAGCTGGCCGAGTTTGAGCGCAATCCCAAGCCGGGCATTGTCCTGGTGGGTGACATTGGCACCATGCAGCGCCTTGTCACCGCCTCCGCCGGACAGGTGCGAACCGTAAACGTAGGCGGGGTGCACCATTCTCCCGGACGTGTTGGCCGCTTGCGGTATGTGTTTCTCACGCCGGCCGAGGAAGAAGGCCTGAAGGAGATGGCCGCGCACGGCGTGGATGTCACCGCGCAAGACGTTCCCTCCGCGCGCCCGGTGCCGCTCGCAGAATTGCTGCAATCCAGTCCGGGCGCCTGA
- a CDS encoding PTS sugar transporter subunit IIC — MDGLALLVDLVPVALLAGVAGLDVVSFPQAMISRPIVAATLGGAFLGAPEAGLVCGTALECLALEALPVGASRYPEWGSASVVAGAVAAVGATDSSFPDVGAFAVAVLVGILTAWGGGWTMVKHRQLIARFARPRLGQLAAGSRNTVVGLQVFGMTADLMRGAIIGAVVYLLSRPVAAMVNTKWTVDEDLSRAIIVACVAAVAASAVWKDFHAISGTRRLFVASLAVGTLLVVAGG, encoded by the coding sequence ATGGACGGCCTGGCCTTGCTCGTGGATCTCGTACCGGTGGCGCTGCTGGCAGGCGTGGCGGGACTTGATGTCGTGAGCTTTCCACAGGCCATGATCTCCCGACCTATTGTGGCCGCCACGCTGGGCGGGGCCTTTCTCGGGGCGCCGGAGGCCGGGCTGGTCTGCGGGACGGCCCTTGAATGCCTGGCTCTTGAGGCGCTCCCGGTGGGGGCCTCCCGTTATCCCGAGTGGGGCAGTGCCTCGGTGGTGGCGGGCGCGGTGGCGGCGGTCGGAGCCACGGACTCCTCGTTCCCCGATGTCGGTGCCTTTGCGGTGGCGGTGCTGGTGGGAATCCTCACCGCCTGGGGCGGTGGTTGGACCATGGTCAAGCATCGCCAGCTGATCGCCCGCTTCGCCCGCCCGCGTCTTGGGCAGCTGGCGGCTGGCTCACGGAACACGGTCGTCGGGCTGCAGGTGTTCGGGATGACCGCCGACCTCATGCGTGGGGCCATCATCGGAGCCGTGGTGTACCTGCTGTCGCGCCCGGTCGCCGCCATGGTGAATACCAAATGGACGGTGGACGAAGATCTGTCGCGGGCCATCATTGTGGCCTGTGTGGCGGCGGTGGCCGCGTCGGCGGTCTGGAAGGACTTCCATGCCATTAGCGGCACACGGCGCCTGTTCGTGGCCTCGCTCGCCGTGGGGACACTGCTCGTGGTGGCCGGTGGCTGA